From the genome of Primulina eburnea isolate SZY01 chromosome 12, ASM2296580v1, whole genome shotgun sequence, one region includes:
- the LOC140807898 gene encoding protein neprosin-like, giving the protein MLVALIRGVEFGKSMEVVCCCSDHRRRQRQCTRIQTVLFREERYKNPSKMASSCCKISPIILFFVLFLLFVSSVRSVQFNETDRSFRPGNESKKSKFIRAHLARINKPSVKTIQSPDGDIIDCVMAEKQPAFDHPELKGQKPLDPPERPKGYATTTGIFEENFQLWSSSDEFCPEGTIPIRRTTEQDVLRASSIQRFGRKIRKPIRRDSSSGGHEHAVGYVTGEEYYGAKASLNVWAPRVANQYEFSLSQIWVISGSFGDDLNTIEAGWQVSPELYGDNHPRFFTYWTNDAYQATGCYNLLCSGFVQTNNRIAIGAAISPISSYNAGQFDISLLVWKDPKHGNWWLEFGNGILVGYWPSFLFTHLREHASMVQFGGEVVNSRVSGRHTSTQMGSGHFAGEGFGKASYFRNLQVVDWDNSLIPLSNLRVLADHPNCYDIRGGINRVWGNYFYYGGPGKNSRCP; this is encoded by the exons ATGTTAGTTGCCTTAATTCGAGGTGTGGAATTTGGGAAATCAATGGAGGTGGTTTGCTGCTGTTCGGATCACAGAAGAAGACAACGTCAATGTACTCGAATACAGACAGTTCTGTTCCGAGAAGAAAGATACAAAAATCCCTCAAAAATGGCGTCTAGTTGCTGCAAGATCTCTCCAATCATTCTGTTTTTCGTTCTTTTCTTGTTGTTTGTTTCCTCTGTTCGATCTGTTCAATTCAACGAGACGGACCGGAGTTTTCGGCCCGGAAACGAGTCGAAGAAATCTAAGTTCATCAGAGCCCATTTGGCGAGAATCAACAAGCCATCTGTCAAGACAATTCAG AGTCCTGATGGTGATATCATAGATTGTGTAATGGCAGAGAAGCAACCAGCTTTTGATCATCCAGAATTGAAAGGCCAAAAACCATTg GATCCACCAGAGAGGCCTAAAGGGTACGCCACCACAACAGGAATCTTTGAAGAGAACTTTCAACTTTGGAGCAGTTCCGACGAATTTTGCCCGGAAGGCACGATTCCGATTCGAAGAACGACGGAGCAAGATGTCCTACGGGCAAGCTCGATTCAGAGATTCGGAAGAAAAATTCGAAAACCAATTAGAAGGGATTCATCCAGCGGGGGACATGAG CATGCGGTTGGGTACGTGACTGGTGAAGAATACTACGGAGCCAAAGCAAGTTTAAACGTGTGGGCGCCTCGAGTTGCCAATCAATATGAATTTAGCTTATCTCAAATTTGGGTCATCTCCGGTTCATTTGGCGATGATCTTAATACTATTGAAGCTGGCTGGCag GTAAGTCCAGAGCTGTATGGGGACAATCATCCCAGGTTCTTCACCTACTGGACT AACGATGCATATCAGGCGACAGGATGTTACAATCTGCTGTGCTCGGGTTTTGTTCAGACCAACAATAGGATAGCAATTGGGGCTGCCATTTCCCCAATCTCTTCTTACAATGCTGGCCAATTTGACATTAGTTTGCTAGTATGGAAG GATCCAAAGCATGGGAATTGGTGGCTAGAGTTTGGGAATGGGATTTTGGTGGGTTATTGGCCATCTTTTTTGTTTACACATCTTAGGGAACATGCAAGCATGGTCCAATTTGGGGGTGAAGTTGTGAATAGTCGGGTCTCGGGTCGACACACGTCGACCCAAATGGGAAGCGGGCATTTCGCCGGAGAAGGGTTCGGGAAAGCGTCCTATTTTCGAAACCTACAAGTTGTAGACTGGGATAATAGCTTGATTCCTTTGTCGAATCTCCGGGTTTTGGCCGATCATCCGAATTGCTACGATATACGAGGGGGAATCAATCGGGTTTGGGGGAATTATTTTTACTATGGAGGACCCGGGAAAAATTCAAGATGCCCTTGA
- the LOC140808351 gene encoding L-tryptophan--pyruvate aminotransferase 1-like isoform X2, with product MCGTEQALVIKSSNTSSVAEEKDNDSVKNHSFEEIINLDHGDPTMYESYWQNVGSKYAVTIAACQSLSYFANAKDLCWFLVPKLEEEIKMLHNVVGNAVVQDHYIVVGTGSSQLIQAALYALCDSLNEPNPISVVSASPYYSSYAEVMDFLRSRLFKWGGDARSFDEDGPYIEMVTSPNNPDGVIREPVVKGAKGVLIHDFAYYWPQYTAITSPADHDIMLFTVSKCTGHAGSRIGWALVRDKNVAKKMVKFVELNTIGVSKEAQLRAAKILEVVSASCQKVKPHDLEDFFEYNHNLMAERWKKLRASVKINKLFCVPKFPLQYCHFTGDFTETYPAFAWLKCEGGIDCEKLLRGHKILTRSGRRFGSDQEYVRISMLARDEEFDLFLRRLSTIQGIVSGNSEL from the exons ATGTGTGGCACAGAGCAGGCACTTGTTATCAAAAGCTCGAATACTTCATCTGTTGCTGAAGAAAAAGATAATGACTCCGTGAAAAATCATTCCTTTGAAGAAATTATCAATCTTGATCA CGGTGATCCTACAATGTATGAATCTTACTGGCAGAATGTTGGCAGCAAGTACGCAGTCACAATCGCTGCATGCCAATCTCTCAGTTATTTTGCCAACGCTAAGGACCTGTGCTGGTTTTTGGTGCCAAAACTTGAGGAAGAAATAAAGATGCTGCACAACGTGGTCGGCAACGCAGTAGTCCAAGATCATTACATTGTTGTGGGAACAGGTTCAAGTCAGTTAATTCAGGCGGCCTTGTATGCCCTTTGTGATTCTTTAAATGAGCCGAATCCTATCAGTGTTGTGTCGGCTTCTCCGTATTATTCG TCATACGCCGAGGTCATGGATTTTTTGCGTTCTAGGCTATTCAAATGGGGAGGTGATGCACGTAGCTTTGATGAAGACGGACCGTATATAGAGATGGTGACCTCTCCGAATAACCCTGACGGGGTTATACGTGAACCGGTGGTTAAAGGAGCAAAAGGGGTGCTCATTCATGACTTTGCATACTACTGGCCACAATATACAGCCATCACGTCTCCAGCAGATCATGACATCATGTTATTTACGGTTTCCAAATGCACTGGCCATGCAGGTTCACGAATTGG ATGGGCACTTGTTAGAGACAAAAATGTAGCTAAAAAGATGGTGAAATTCGTCGAACTCAACACCATTGGAGTGTCAAAAGAAGCCCAACTCAGAGCAGCCAAGATCCTTGAAGTGGTTTCTGCTAGCTGCCAGAAAGTCAAGCCTCATGACTTGGAAGATTTCTTCGAATACAACCACAATCTCATGGCTGAAAGGTGGAAGAAACTGCGGGCTTCTGTCAAGATCAACAAACTCTTTTGTGTCCCAAAGTTTCCCCTACAATACTGCCATTTCACCGGAGACTTCACCGAAACATACCCTG CTTTTGCTTGGTTGAAATGCGAAGGGGGCATTGACTGTGAAAAACTGTTAAGAGGGCACAAGATTTTGACGAGAAGCGGGAGGAGATTCGGGAGTGATCAAGAGTATGTTAGAATAAGCATGCTGGCTAGGGACGAAGAGTTTGATCTATTTCTTCGGAGGTTGTCAACTATTCAAGGGATTGTCAGCGGAAATTCTGAGCTTTAA
- the LOC140808351 gene encoding L-tryptophan--pyruvate aminotransferase 1-like isoform X1, with translation MCGTEQALVIKSSNTSSVAEEKDNDSVKNHSFEEIINLDHGDPTMYESYWQNVGSKYAVTIAACQSLSYFANAKDLCWFLVPKLEEEIKMLHNVVGNAVVQDHYIVVGTGSSQLIQAALYALCDSLNEPNPISVVSASPYYSSYAEVMDFLRSRLFKWGGDARSFDEDGPYIEMVTSPNNPDGVIREPVVKGAKGVLIHDFAYYWPQYTAITSPADHDIMLFTVSKCTGHAGSRIGWALVRDKNVAKKMVKFVELNTIGVSKEAQLRAAKILEVVSASCQKVKPHDLEDFFEYNHNLMAERWKKLRASVKINKLFCVPKFPLQYCHFTGDFTETYPGNILSQKAELLEHKTCTDQCFRVIPRTAFAWLKCEGGIDCEKLLRGHKILTRSGRRFGSDQEYVRISMLARDEEFDLFLRRLSTIQGIVSGNSEL, from the exons ATGTGTGGCACAGAGCAGGCACTTGTTATCAAAAGCTCGAATACTTCATCTGTTGCTGAAGAAAAAGATAATGACTCCGTGAAAAATCATTCCTTTGAAGAAATTATCAATCTTGATCA CGGTGATCCTACAATGTATGAATCTTACTGGCAGAATGTTGGCAGCAAGTACGCAGTCACAATCGCTGCATGCCAATCTCTCAGTTATTTTGCCAACGCTAAGGACCTGTGCTGGTTTTTGGTGCCAAAACTTGAGGAAGAAATAAAGATGCTGCACAACGTGGTCGGCAACGCAGTAGTCCAAGATCATTACATTGTTGTGGGAACAGGTTCAAGTCAGTTAATTCAGGCGGCCTTGTATGCCCTTTGTGATTCTTTAAATGAGCCGAATCCTATCAGTGTTGTGTCGGCTTCTCCGTATTATTCG TCATACGCCGAGGTCATGGATTTTTTGCGTTCTAGGCTATTCAAATGGGGAGGTGATGCACGTAGCTTTGATGAAGACGGACCGTATATAGAGATGGTGACCTCTCCGAATAACCCTGACGGGGTTATACGTGAACCGGTGGTTAAAGGAGCAAAAGGGGTGCTCATTCATGACTTTGCATACTACTGGCCACAATATACAGCCATCACGTCTCCAGCAGATCATGACATCATGTTATTTACGGTTTCCAAATGCACTGGCCATGCAGGTTCACGAATTGG ATGGGCACTTGTTAGAGACAAAAATGTAGCTAAAAAGATGGTGAAATTCGTCGAACTCAACACCATTGGAGTGTCAAAAGAAGCCCAACTCAGAGCAGCCAAGATCCTTGAAGTGGTTTCTGCTAGCTGCCAGAAAGTCAAGCCTCATGACTTGGAAGATTTCTTCGAATACAACCACAATCTCATGGCTGAAAGGTGGAAGAAACTGCGGGCTTCTGTCAAGATCAACAAACTCTTTTGTGTCCCAAAGTTTCCCCTACAATACTGCCATTTCACCGGAGACTTCACCGAAACATACCCTGGTAACATACTTTCCCAAAAAGCTGAATTACTAGAACACAAAACATGTACTGATCAATGTTTTCGGGTTATTCCACGTACAGCTTTTGCTTGGTTGAAATGCGAAGGGGGCATTGACTGTGAAAAACTGTTAAGAGGGCACAAGATTTTGACGAGAAGCGGGAGGAGATTCGGGAGTGATCAAGAGTATGTTAGAATAAGCATGCTGGCTAGGGACGAAGAGTTTGATCTATTTCTTCGGAGGTTGTCAACTATTCAAGGGATTGTCAGCGGAAATTCTGAGCTTTAA